A DNA window from Desulfobotulus mexicanus contains the following coding sequences:
- a CDS encoding ERF family protein — MVIEQYSSADVKELAKAMLRVQQELRPVQKDRKNTYTNSMYATLSXVMEACSSILIKNGVWVTQYPVPVETGHLGLVTKLMHAESGQWQSSLLMMPLSKNDPQGYGSAITYARRYALSSMVGIITENDDDAEGACIRNNKNPQKQNNFPQSPKPQNDPFPPVNQXPSTPQNPQNQPSSMDTLPXS; from the coding sequence ATGGTTATCGAACAGTACAGCTCAGCGGATGTGAAGGAGCTTGCCAAGGCCATGCTCCGGGTGCAGCAGGAATTAAGGCCTGTTCAAAAGGACAGGAAAAACACCTATACCAACAGYATGTACGCCACCCTAAGCTYTGTCATGGAGGCTTGCAGCAGTATTTTAATTAAGAACGGAGTCTGGGTGACGCAGTATCCTGTTCCTGTAGAAACCGGKCATCTGGGRCTSGTWACMAARCTTATGCACGCAGAATCAGGCCAGTGGCAGTCTTCCCTGCTCATGATGCCTTTGTCYAAAAAYGATCCCCAAGGSTACGGTTCCGCCATCACCTATGCCAGACGCTATGCCCTGTCTTCCATGGTTGGKATYATTACAGAAAACGATGATGATGCTGAAGGGGCCTGCATCAGAAACAACAAAAATCCACAAAAACAAAATAACTTCCCACAGTCACCAAAGCCTCAAAACGATCCATTTCCYCCGGTAAATCAGGYACCTTCTACTCCTCAGAATCCCCAAAATCAGCCCTCCAGTATGGATACCCTGCCTMMGTCTTGA